The Lycium ferocissimum isolate CSIRO_LF1 chromosome 1, AGI_CSIRO_Lferr_CH_V1, whole genome shotgun sequence genome includes a region encoding these proteins:
- the LOC132060644 gene encoding galactolipase DONGLE, chloroplastic-like — MLRLPNIPNLNFPTFSEEFLSKPCLLRPNEGISVLPAPSLTLQQQLRISPKLSPTVISTKEISKNNATSTNTTMDCTCSNSSSCNSSNIERLASIWREVHGSKNWENLVDPLDSLLREEIIRYGEFVAACYDAFDLDPNSRRYLNCKYGKRRMLSEVGLGESGYEVTKYIYATPDKNVFPIGGNSIGSSCGKWIGYIAVSNDEETKRLGRRDVLVTFRGTVTSPEWIANLMSSLTPAHLDPHYPRPQVKVEAGFLSLYTSNEGKKFGLGSCREQLLSEVGRVLNKYKGEDMSITLAGHSMGSALALLLAYDIAELGLNKDKLLNIDHTIPVTVFSFGGPRVGNSGFKERCEELGVKVLRITNINDPITKLPGVFLNEHFRVLGGKYEVPWSCSCYAHVGVEILLDFFKMHNPSCVHDLGTYLSLLKCPKRLQVQGKEGDDFFNRAKEFVISGAQNKLNFNALQLKNAAMNMVNLVQSQRT, encoded by the coding sequence atgcttagGTTACCAAATATTCCAAATCTGAACTTCCCTACATTTTCAGAAGAGTTTTTGTCTAAGCCATGTTTGTTAAGACCAAATGAAGGTATCTCAGTTTTACCTGCACCATCTCtaacattacaacaacaactacgcATCAGTCCCAAACTATCACCAACTGTGATATCCACTAAGGAAATATCGAAGAACAATGCTACTAGTACTAATACTACAATGGATTGTACTTGTAGTAATAGTAGTAGTTGTAATAGTAGTAATATTGAGAGATTGGCTTCCATTTGGAGAGAAGTTCATGGGTCAAAAAACTGGGAAAACCTAGTAGATCCATTGGACTCTCTTCTCCGAGAGGAGATTATCCGATATGGAGAGTTTGTGGCTGCTTGTTATGATGCATTTGATCTTGATCCAAATTCAAGAAGATACTTAAATTGCAAGTATGGAAAGAGGAGAATGTTGAGTGAAGTAGGGTTGGGTGAATCAGGCTATGAAGtgacaaaatacatatatgctACTCCAGACAAAAATGTCTTTCCAATTGGTGGCAATAGTATAGGCTCATCATGTGGAAAATGGATTGGTTATATTGCAGTATCAAATGATGAAGAAACAAAGAGACTTGGGAGGAGAGATGTGCTTGTTACTTTTCGGGGAACGGTCACTAGCCCTGAATGGATAGCCAATTTGATGAGCTCATTGACTCCGGCTCATCTTGATCCTCATTATCCGAGACCTCAAGTTAAGGTTGAAGCTGGATTCTTGAGTTTGTACACCTCCAATGAGGGCAAAAAGTTTGGCCTTGGAAGTTGTCGGGAACAATTACTATCCGAGGTAGGGAGAGTACTAAATAAGTATAAAGGGGAGGATATGAGCATAACTTTGGCAGGACATAGCATGGGGAGTGCATTAGCGCTCTTACTAGCTTATGACATTGCAGAGTTGGGCCTGAATAAGGACAAGTTGTTGAATATTGATCACACAATACCTGTGACCGTTTTTTCCTTTGGAGGGCCAAGAGTTGGAAACTCAGGCTTCAAAGAGAGGTGTGAAGAGTTAGGTGTAAAAGTTTTGagaataacaaatataaatgACCCCATTACAAAACTTCCTGGGGTTTTTTTAAATGAGCATTTTAGGGTTTTGGGTGGGAAGTATGAGGTTCCTTGGAGTTGCTCATGTTATGCACATGTTGGAGTTGAGATCTTGTTAGATTTCTTCAAGATGCATAATCCTTCATGTGTACATGACTTAGGAACTTATCTTAGTTTGCTTAAGTGTCCAAAGAGGTTACAAGTTCAAGGAAAAGAAGGCGATGATTTCTTCAATCGAGCAAAGGAATTTGTCATTTCCGGGGCtcaaaataaattaaacttCAATGCCTTGCAATTGAAAAATGCTGCCATGAATATGGTGAACTTGGTTCAATCCCAAAGGACTTAA